In Amia ocellicauda isolate fAmiCal2 chromosome 7, fAmiCal2.hap1, whole genome shotgun sequence, one genomic interval encodes:
- the prph gene encoding peripherin has translation MSHPTARTSYRRTFGAPTPFTYSPLPSRLSMSSGRYLGSPSPASTSSRSVAYRVRSSTPAPRASYDRVDFSVADAINQEFLTTRSNEKAELQELNDRFASFIEKVRYLEQQNSALQGELSQYKGQQEPTRATEIFQQELRELRQQLDIMGKERDHFQVERDNLAEDLALLKQRLEDEAQKRAEAENNLVLFRKDVDDATLSRLELERKIETLMDEIEFLKKLHDEEIRDVHVSVQTQQLQVEVEAPRPDLTGALKDIRAQYETIAAKNMQESEEWYKSKFADLTDTANRNGEALRQAKHDMNESRRQIQSLTCEIDGLKSTNEALLRQMRDMEDQFAVEVSGYQDNVGRLEVEIRHLKDEMARHLREYQDLLNVKMALDIEIATYRKLLEGEESRITVPVHNLSSLSIRSTDYDHTPDTQSKRTVLIKTIETRDGEVVKESRKEQQHLDRDD, from the exons ATGAGCCACCCTACAGCCCGTACCTCCTACCGCCGCACTTTCGGGGCACCCACCCCCTTCACCTACTCTCCTCTCCCTTCCCGCCTGTCCATGTCCAGCGGCCGCTACCTGGGCTCTCCATCCCCAGCCTCCACCTCCTCCCGCTCAGTCGCCTACAGGGTACGCTCCAGCACCCCGGCCCCCCGGGCCTCCTACGATAGGGTGGACTTCTCGGTGGCGGATGCTATCAACCAGGAGTTCCTGACCACTCGCAGCAACGAGAAGGCCGAGCTGCAGGAGCTCAATGACCGTTTTGCCAGTTTCATCGAGAAAGTGCGCTACCTGGAGCAGCAGAATTCCGCCCTCCAGGGAGAGCTGAGCCAGTACAAGGGCCAGCAGGAGCCTACCCGGGCCACCGAGATCTTCCAGCAGGAACTGAGGGAACTCCGCCAGCAACTGGACATCATGGGCAAGGAGAGAGACCACTTCCAGGTAGAGAGGGACAATCTGGCTGAGGACCTGGCACTACTCAAGCAGAG ACTGGAAGACGAGGCTCAGAAGAGAGCAGAGGCAGAGAATAACCTGGTGTTGTTCCGCAAG gatGTTGACGACGCCACCCTCTCTCGCTTGGAACTGGAGCGCAAGATCGAGACTCTAATGGACGAGATTGAGTTCCTTAAGAAGCTGCATGATGAG GAGATCCGTGATGTCCATGTCAGTGTGCAGACCCAGCAGCTGCAGGTAGAGGTGGAGGCCCCCAGACCCGACTTGACCGGTGCCCTGAAGGACATCCGTGCTCAGTATGAGACCATCGCTGCCAAGAACATGCAGGAGTCTGAGGAATGGTATAAATCCAAG TTTGCTGACCTGACAGACACTGCCAATCGAAATGGAGAGGCCCTGCGCCAGGCCAAGCATGACATGAACGAGTCCAGGAGGCAGATCCAGTCCCTGACCTGTGAGATCGATGGCTTGAAGAGCACG AATGAGGCCCTGCTCAGGCAGATGAGAGACATGGAGGACCAGTTTGCGGTGGAGGTGTCCGGGTACCAGGACAATGTTGGGCGCCTGGAGGTGGAGATCCGCCACCTGAAGGATGAGATGGCCCGCCACCTGCGAGAGTACCAGGACCTGCTCAATGTCAAGATGGCCCTGGACATTGAGATCGCCACCTACAGGAAGCTgctggagggagaggagagcag GATTACAGTTCCTGTCCACAACCTGTCTTCTCTAAGCATCCGCAGTACTG ATTATGACCATACCCCAGATACGCAGAGTAAACGGACTGTGCTGATCAAGACCATTGAGACCCGCGATGGTGAG GTGGTGAAAGAGTCAAGGAAGGAGCAGCAACACTTGGACAGGGATGACTGA